The following proteins are encoded in a genomic region of Fusarium keratoplasticum isolate Fu6.1 chromosome 9, whole genome shotgun sequence:
- a CDS encoding C6 transcription factor has protein sequence MSSSAHKEPRRRNGSKHDKRGCLTCRYRRKKCTDNNFPVCGTCSRLNLKCVRQDAKHVVPDAWAAEKGANILAVSTQPTIPPDSPPLAGGAGSVGVDSPQKRQAMRYYISVLTTHLTVSQEFNSFLTAFLPMAMESTALFDVLLAFALRHLSLNDDSYKVAALEARSTAIQSLASAISTPSDQVADHETNAAACLGFVIYEVGVGDCRAWYTHLKGTQNIIKSTAARSGSKLLNGPEAFKHSTEGQWILRNYAYHDIVGSITLRKTPLLRGDYLDGITEVVDSCVGVATGLLSIIARIGFLGEETMTKDPNSDDEILDKSRQLQSACAEIEQELLGWHCHRDASPGLAALAYSYRAAALIVLYRLVRSRIESSRRVALAPWGSEVGAMNDIQAKIQEQVVKTLEHVSEIPVGSPPEGALLFPVFIAGGESVAQDHIDMVRSRLRLMARQRQFRNLWQAREVLEDLWDLRKTRPGVNADWSQILDASGQDLLLT, from the exons GGGACCTGCTCGCGTCTCAACCTCAAGTGCGTCCGTCAAGATGCAAAGCATGTCGTGCCGGATGCTTGGGCCGCTGAGAAAGGTGCAAACATCCTTGCGGTATCCACGCAACCCACGATCCCACCCGACAGCCCCCCCTTGGCAGGTGGTGCTGGGAGTGTCGGTGTCGATTCTCCACAGAAGCGACAGGCAATGAGGTACTACATCTCGGTGTTGACAACACACTTGACTGTGAGCCAAGAGTTTAATTCTTTTCTCACCG CCTTCCTCCCAATGGCTATGGAATCAACGGCCCTGTTCGACGTTCTCCTCGCCTTTGCCCTGAGGCATCTGTCCCTAAACGACGACTCTTACAAGGTCGCTGCTCTTGAGGCCAGATCAACTGCCATACAAAGCCTGGCCTCGGCCATCAGCACGCCCTCGGATCAGGTCGCAGACCACGAAACAAACGCTGCCGCCTGTCTTGGTTTTGTCATATACGAAGTTGGCGTGGGTGATTGCAGAGCCTGGTACACCCACCTCAAAGGGACGCAGAATATCATCAAGTCTACGGCGGCGCGTTCCGGTAGCAAACTTCTCAACGGGCCCGAGGCCTTCAAGCACAGCACAGAGGGTCAGTGGATCCTGCGCAACTATGCCTATCACGACATAGTTGGAAGCATCACCTTGCGAAAGACGCCCCTGCTGCGGGGAGACTACCTCGATGGTATCACCGAAGTCGTGGATAGCTGCGTGGGCGTTGCGACTGGCCTCCTCAGCATCATTGCCCGCATCGGGTTTCTAGGTGAAGAGACCATGACCAAGGATCCGAATTCGGACGATGAGATCCTAGACAAGTCACGGCAGCTACAGTCTGCATGTGCAGAGATTGAACAGGAACTACTCGGTTGGCATTGCCATCGCGATGCCAGCCCCGGACTCGCAGCCCTTGCATACTCATACAGAGCTGCAgccctcatcgtcctctACCGACTCGTCCGCAGCCGCATAGAATCCAGTCGTCGTGTGGCCCTCGCCCCCTGGGGATCCGAGGTGGGCGCGATGAATGACATCCAGGCTAAGATTCAAGAGCAGGTTGTCAAGACCCTTGAACATGTGTCCGAAATCCCAGTTGGGTCCCCTCCAGAAGGGGCGCTCCTCTTTCCAGTCTTCATAGCCGGCGGAGAGTCGGTTGCGCAGGACCACATCGACATGGTCCGTTCGAGACTTCGGCTCATGGCAAGGCAGCGACAGTTTCGGAACCTCTGGCAGGCTCGCGAGGTCCTGGAGGATCTCTGGGATCTGCGCAAAACGAGGCCGGGCGTCAATGCCGACTGGTCGCAGATTCTAGACGCGTCGGGACAAGACCTGTTGCTGACCTAG